The following proteins come from a genomic window of Anopheles ziemanni chromosome 3, idAnoZiCoDA_A2_x.2, whole genome shotgun sequence:
- the LOC131285836 gene encoding angiopoietin-related protein 7-like: MKQVEDSMTSRYETLQEMLVELEQNHTLAKDDVLQKLMERPTQEKYDSLQSTLMELQNNITAKDGYLQEIERSIKELERNVNERDESQKGKLIEIKKQIQAKDNTLQEMMRNMTRLEEQSKVKHDELEANFKKLQNETKDSLELLTESIKNTNVFWSCKNVPSKKSGTYTIDLGSGNSKKVYCEQVAYGGGWIVFQHRFNGQVDFYRTWNEYRDGFGTIDGEFWLGLKYLHQLTSTRKHELMVEVKDYSGNYGYAKYDHFEIGSEAEKFVLKIGNYSGTAGDSMAWNHGMKFTTKDSDNDNYSSLQCAEYQKGAWWFNGCTNANLNGPYGNLSELGLSSVEDSDLEKFASNKKARAKHFTYHCHLVPRVWAPAKGTNTQHPTKNFNESAQS; encoded by the exons CAAGTGGAAGATTCTATGACCAGCAGATATGAAACGCTGCAAGAAATGCTTGTTGAATTAGAGCAGAATCATACTCTTGCTAAGGATGACGTTTTGCAGAAGTTGATGGAACGTCCGACTCAGGAAAAGTATGACAGTCTACAGAGCACGTTGATGGAACTTCAGAACAACATTACAGCAAAGGACGGTTACCTGCAGGAGATCGAGCGATCTATTAAg GAACTTGAACGCAATGTGAACGAGCGAGATGAATCTCAGAAAGGCAAactgattgaaataaaaaaacaaatccaggCAAAGGACAATACCCTGCAGGAGATGATGCGGAACATGACCAGGTTGGAAGAACAATCGAAGGTAAAACATGACGAGCTAGAAGCTAACTTCAAAAAgctgcaaaatgaaacaaaagacAGTTTGGAACTCTTAACCGAATCTATCAAGAACACGAACGTGTTTTGGTCATGCAAAAACGTGCCATCAAAAAAATCTGGTACTTACACCATCGATCTTGGGAGTGGTAATTCAAAAAAGGTGTATTGTGAGCAGGTCGCATACGGCGGTGGCTGGATTGTATTCCAGCACCGCTTCAACGGGCAGGTTGACTTCTATCGAACCTGGAATGAGTATCGCGATGGCTTTGGCACAATTGACGGGGAGTTTTGGTTAGGTTTGAAGTATCTTCACCAGCTGACCTCAACCCGGAAGCACGAGCTCATGGTGGAAGTGAAAGACTATAGCGGAAACTACGGCTATGCAAAGTATGATCACTTCGAGATTGGCAGTGAAGCGGAAAAGTTCGTCCTGAAGATTGGAAATTATAGTGGAACGGCTGGAGATTCAATGGCTTGGAATCACGGCATGAAGTTCACTACTAAGGATAGCGATAATGATAATTATAGTAGTCTTCAATGCGCCGAGTATCAAAAAGGAGCTTGGTGGTTCAATGGATGCACCAATGCGAACCTTAACGGCCCGTATGGAAACTTATCAG AACTTGGGCTCTCGAGTGTGGAGGACAGTGATCTTGAGAAGTTCGCCAGTAACAAGAAAGCCCGAGCGAAACATTTCACTTACCATTGCCATTTGGTGCCCCGCGTCTGGGCGCCGGCCAAGGGCACCAACACACAACACCCGACGAAGAACTTCAATGAATCAGCGCAAAGTTGA